The sequence TTTTAAAGCTTTTTTCAAATATTGCAATTCATCCTGCGTCAGGTGGCGATATTTTCCTTTCTTTAAATTTCCCAGGCCAATGTCGCCGATACCGACTCTTTTTAGGTAACACACGTTTTTCTCAATCGCTGCGAACATGCGTCTTAGCTGCCTGTTTTTCCCCTCGCCGATCACGCACAGAATCTCGCTGCGCGCCGGCGTCGCCGAAAGAATTTTAAAAAACGCCGGCGCCGTTTTATAGCCGTCGTCAAGTACAACACCCTTTGCCAGCCTCTCTGTATCTTCTTCACTCACCATACCGTCCACAACGGCAAGATATTTCTTTTGCATGTTATGTCTGGGATGCGTAAGCTTGTTTGTCATCTCGCCGTCATTCGTTAGAATCAATAAGCCCTCTGTCGTAAAATCCAGACGTCCGACCGGATACAGTCGTTCTTTGATGTCGCTGATATAACGCATCACAGTTGGTCTGCCATTTTCGTCATGGCAGG comes from Christensenellaceae bacterium and encodes:
- the rluB gene encoding pseudouridine synthase — encoded protein: MRLQKFLAEAGIASRRKAEEYIAAGRVEVNGVTVREMGFIVNPDKDQVKYMNKPVRLKQQKIYIMLNKPAGCVSTCHDENGRPTVMRYISDIKERLYPVGRLDFTTEGLLILTNDGEMTNKLTHPRHNMQKKYLAVVDGMVSEEDTERLAKGVVLDDGYKTAPAFFKILSATPARSEILCVIGEGKNRQLRRMFAAIEKNVCYLKRVGIGDIGLGNLKKGKYRHLTQDELQYLKKALKL